The following are from one region of the Streptomyces rubrogriseus genome:
- a CDS encoding acyl-CoA-like ligand-binding transcription factor: MTAARSPLSPAGAPRPGLRERKKIQTREAIRAAAYGLIRQQGYEATTVEQIAERAEVSPSTVLRYFPTREDIVLTDEYDPVMAAELAARPAGEPWSDSLRHVLRKALDLGAGEEAELARLRTRLLAEVPAVRARMLENMSATGRMLARAIADRTGLDPAGLEVRIVSMSLVGGLMEVSRYWAEHDHEESLTELVDRALDALENGLPALRESHREGDRGCHRADRRDGPRKD, encoded by the coding sequence ATGACCGCGGCACGTTCCCCCCTCTCCCCCGCCGGGGCCCCGCGGCCGGGCCTGCGGGAGCGGAAGAAGATCCAGACCCGTGAGGCGATCCGCGCCGCGGCCTACGGGCTGATCCGTCAGCAGGGGTACGAGGCCACTACGGTCGAGCAGATCGCCGAGCGCGCCGAGGTGTCGCCGTCGACCGTGCTGCGCTACTTCCCGACCAGGGAGGACATCGTCCTCACCGACGAGTACGACCCGGTCATGGCCGCGGAACTCGCCGCCCGGCCCGCGGGGGAACCGTGGTCGGACTCCCTGCGGCACGTGCTCCGCAAGGCCCTCGACCTCGGCGCCGGTGAGGAGGCCGAGCTGGCCCGGCTGCGGACGCGGCTGCTGGCCGAGGTCCCCGCCGTGCGGGCGCGCATGCTGGAGAACATGTCGGCCACCGGCCGGATGCTCGCCCGCGCCATCGCCGACCGCACCGGCCTCGACCCGGCCGGCCTCGAGGTCAGGATCGTGTCGATGTCCCTGGTCGGCGGCCTGATGGAGGTCTCCAGGTACTGGGCCGAGCACGACCACGAGGAGAGCCTGACCGAGCTGGTCGACCGCGCCCTGGACGCCCTGGAGAACGGGCTGCCCGCCCTCCGGGAAAGCCACCGGGAGGGCGACCGGGGATGCCACCGGGCGGACCGTCGGGACGGCCCTCGAAAAGACTGA
- a CDS encoding Mut7-C RNAse domain-containing protein — translation MNGPEIHVEFAPELHLFVPRARPTGAARAATDGVSTLGHLVESLGVPLTEVGALLVDGREVPPGHIPTGGESVRVRPVRHPQRVPGAPLRFLLDVHLGTLARRLRLLGVDTAYESTDLGDPALAALSAAEKRVLLSRDRGLLRRRELWAGAYVYSTRPEEQLQEVLDRFRPALSPWTRCTACNGLLRTATKEEVAEQLEGGTRRSYDVFAQCTACGRAYWRGAHHEQLEAIVERAVSRSTQGG, via the coding sequence GTGAACGGTCCCGAGATCCACGTCGAGTTCGCCCCCGAGCTGCACCTGTTCGTCCCGCGCGCCCGCCCCACCGGCGCCGCCCGCGCGGCCACCGACGGCGTCTCCACCCTCGGCCATCTCGTCGAGTCCCTCGGGGTCCCGCTGACCGAGGTCGGCGCCCTGCTCGTCGACGGCCGCGAGGTCCCGCCGGGCCACATCCCGACGGGCGGCGAGTCGGTGCGCGTACGGCCCGTCCGGCACCCCCAGCGGGTTCCGGGCGCTCCCCTGCGGTTCCTGCTCGACGTGCACCTCGGTACCCTCGCCCGCCGCCTGCGGCTGCTCGGCGTGGACACGGCGTACGAGTCGACGGACCTCGGCGACCCGGCGCTCGCCGCGCTGTCGGCGGCCGAGAAGCGGGTCCTGCTCAGCCGCGACCGCGGACTGCTGCGCCGCCGCGAGCTGTGGGCCGGCGCCTACGTCTACAGCACCCGCCCCGAGGAGCAGCTCCAGGAGGTACTGGACCGGTTCCGGCCCGCGCTCAGCCCCTGGACGCGGTGCACCGCCTGCAATGGACTGCTCAGGACGGCCACCAAGGAGGAGGTGGCGGAGCAGCTCGAGGGCGGCACCCGGCGCTCGTACGACGTCTTCGCCCAGTGCACCGCGTGCGGCCGCGCCTACTGGCGGGGCGCGCACCACGAGCAGCTGGAGGCGATCGTGGAGCGCGCCGTGAGCAGGAGTACTCAGGGCGGTTGA